One genomic window of Streptomyces sp. WP-1 includes the following:
- a CDS encoding TetR/AcrR family transcriptional regulator — protein sequence MTVDQAGEPKPRSRQKRVGDALRRDTRDRLLEAAAEEFAAHGYAGTTVTRLAAAAGVSVPTLYLAWGSKRELLRGYMEKALSGTASSPEDAASRFAGMPPRERLAELADLVAEVAERAATGWRLYRDAAAVDPEIAADWNELQLLRHRLFARVLDGIPEAALADGLTREAAIDTAWTIASPDTYDLLVRRLGYERDDFRDWMRRTLTAAILAPAAGADTARA from the coding sequence ATGACCGTTGACCAAGCCGGTGAGCCGAAGCCCCGGAGCCGCCAGAAGAGGGTCGGGGACGCGCTACGGCGTGACACTCGCGATCGGCTGCTGGAGGCCGCCGCCGAAGAGTTCGCGGCACACGGGTACGCGGGGACGACGGTCACCCGGCTCGCCGCCGCAGCCGGAGTGTCCGTGCCGACCCTCTATCTGGCGTGGGGAAGCAAACGTGAGCTTCTTCGCGGATACATGGAGAAGGCCCTTTCCGGAACCGCTTCGTCCCCGGAGGACGCGGCCTCGCGATTCGCGGGCATGCCACCGCGGGAGCGCCTCGCGGAACTGGCCGATCTCGTCGCGGAGGTCGCCGAGCGCGCCGCGACCGGCTGGCGCCTGTACCGGGACGCCGCAGCAGTCGACCCCGAGATCGCCGCCGACTGGAACGAACTCCAGCTCCTCCGCCACCGGCTCTTCGCCCGAGTGCTCGACGGAATCCCCGAAGCCGCACTGGCCGACGGCCTCACCCGCGAAGCCGCGATCGACACGGCATGGACGATCGCGAGTCCTGACACCTACGACCTTCTGGTTCGCCGTCTCGGCTACGAACGCGACGACTTTCGCGACTGGATGAGACGAACCCTGACCGCGGCCATACTCGCCCCCGCCGCCGGTGCCGACACGGCCAGGGCGTGA